A segment of the Dunckerocampus dactyliophorus isolate RoL2022-P2 chromosome 19, RoL_Ddac_1.1, whole genome shotgun sequence genome:
CTGCCCTAATGAATATTGCCTTTGAGAGTTGGGAAATGATGTcttgtgtggaatgttagaatcAAATTTGTCAAAGTAATGCATGACGTAATCCATTGCACGCTAGTCGGTAGGAGTAGCGCGATTTAAAGTTATTGTTTAATACAGTTACAACTCAAGTAGAAAAGGGGCCTGCAGCACACCTTTCGTAATAAAACACATGGTTTATTATCAATGTGATAGAAATGAAAGCACTGGACAATTCAAAGCATGTCTACCCATCATCAGCACCATGACAACAGCTCTATAAGAACAGAAAAAACACTGGATGAGTCCTTCCCACCTCCAGCCTTCACAAAGATCAAATCACAGATAAATAGGCCTACTGCAAAATAGCTGGCACCTATTTACACAATCAACcatttaaattaatataaataaatatatacacgcATAAATTACCCCCTCCCCttcttgtatttgtgtgtagtATCCAGACAGAATGCTCACCTATCTTCATACCCACAATGCTTTTCCTGCATGAAGACAATCacaagctcacacacacacacgcacgcacacacacacaatgtttgtTGGCTGCACACAGCACCTCAGTCTCACAGGACGCCGGCATGGGGAGCAAAATGGATGTAACACATCAACCAGCATGTCCTCAGGGGAATGAAAGAAGGTACCACAGATGAACAATCCTTCTGTGTCTCCGCATTTCTTCCTCCTCCGCGTCTACCTCATGCAGGCCCGAGCGTGGCAGGTCAGTCGCAAGCCGGAAGTAACAATGCCACTGCTTTACTTCcgctgcttctcctctttgtCGCCGGCCTTGTTGTCCCCGTGCCGGTTGTTGGAGGGGTTGTTGAGGAACATCTTGTCGAGTCCTTTGAGGGCCTCGGTGAGGTAGTTTTGGAGGGCCGTGAGCGCGGCACAGATGGCGGGAGAACCGAAGCCGTGTGTGATAAAGGAGAAGTGAGAGAGGCAGCTCTGGATGCCGGGCTCCAGGATGGGGGTGGGCCTTGAGTTGCCCAGGGGAGTCCTGTCCTGGGCCAGCAGGTCTGTGAACTCTTTGCACAGCTGTCTGCAGAGAAGAGAGACGACAGTATGTCAGGAGGGAACATTTTGTAGACACTCTCAGAAAAGAAAGTACTGGCATTGTACCTTTTAGGGATGTGACAGCATTGAGGCCTTGGGGAAACTTTATATACATTCAATATGGCATTAGCATACAGAATAAGTGTCCCCTTTTGTTATTTGTTAGTATTAGccttttgcagcttcactacttctgattggctaaaatggcCTTCCAGTTTGCGGTTACagtgccacctgttgctttggcagACACTCAACAGCCTGTGAATGAGTTTTAAGGTGAACTATTGACATTATTGTGATTACAGCTTGGGGGGAAATGATTATAGGTCATGTTTACAGCTGCTTTATGCCACCTTctcaacatgacattttttttcaaccccaAAGACatagtcatcccttgtttattgctcttaattgcttccagacccgaccataagTGAAGTTTCGCGATGTAGGatgcaatattaataaatggaatatattattaggtgattttttttttttacacgaagtaggggaaatgtgcattttcgaaatgaatgtgaaatattcGCCTCACCGCAAGTCTGCGAATGCATCTCGCCTGCGttatgactgctgattggatgagcaagggagggggAGGTAGGCTAGCCTATGTAGTGAGTCTCACTGCGccgaagaggaaaaaaaggtgagggagtatttagttgagtctgaagcaagtaaaataaatgtaattaaccggatatatacagtatatagctttGTTTTCAGAACAAGAAGCGTGCTGTAGCTATGTGCTCGGAGCCCGTGACTAGTCATGACTGAGGTGGTGACTCTgggagaggcagatagtgtgcaGCGGCAGCTGACTGTACACTAACCGCTAAAAACAAcatgtgctttcactttcacctctccaaataccagaaaaatctaCCGACGACGTCAGTCTTTACATTTGTCGGTAGTcgtttttgagaaaataaagtcACCAATAGGGCTCGGAAAGTTGCCATATTTAGCAAGAAAATCACCAAATTGGCAACGcagggctgcacatgagatgggaAGCCATTCCTAGATGgggaatacatgaaagaatcttcctaaaaatatcagagcatctattcatCTACCCTCGCTCACACGTGTTggtaattctccaaaagtacAATGTAGCACAACTGATCACAGGTTATTGTGTCCCTGGGGAAATTAGTTGTAGCGCACACCTTCTATTTTCAttgtctggcttaatatgaaatgactgagaatatttacttatcatcttggaaaaaaatggattaAATGTTTCCATGCACCCCCTACAATTTGCTCACGTACCCCTGGTTGGAAATCACTGGTGTAAGCGTCTATTTCGATACCCGCATAGTCcgtgtggtacagttacattgCGTGTTTCGCATGttacttgttgttgttttcggTTGCACTGTGAGCGGTTTTCGGTTGATATGctcctcctgttggtttgtggcGCGTGAGTAGGAGTTTTAATATCAAGCTGATTCATTGCATTTAAAGAACACCACCTCAAGCAAGTTGACGTTTGCCTCTGACGACTTTCTGTACCGCTAAATTTTTTTACCAATGTACAGCAAATGAGATGAGATTGGAGATTATAAGCAGAAAATGGCATGTTTTCTACAAAGTCATCTTTACCAGCCCCCCATagctacatgaaatggtttggtccactactaCCTTCACCGTTACGCACCTAGTCGGCAGCCGCTGTAGACCAAAGTGAAACAATGCTACCAGTGCCTAGTAAAATAAAGTGTGGGAGTCAAGGAAAGAGAGAAAGGTGAGAAAAGAGAGGCAAACGAAAAGGTTGTCaatatgtgacttttttttttttttgcagccgaGCCAATCTGTGTATGTGGATATTAACCTGTTAGCTTAATGTCCACAATGAAATAAGCTGgcagagtgttagcatgttgtgttagcctCTATCTCACTCCTCTTTCACCAACACTGACAGCGCAAGTCAATGTTTCCATCCTATTAAAGgatgtattattaaatcagtTGTAACATGGATAGATGGAATTACAGTGTGACATTAAAGATGGCCTTTAACACATTTATGTTCTGTTGCATCAAAGAGTCAATCGcctactacagtacagtacttgtATATGCAGACTGATGCACGGACAACTCCCCAGTAAATATTACACTGCTAGTATTGAACAACAAGAAGCAAGACTTTTGGAGTTAGTAAAGCTTGGTGGGTCAGTTAAGCTTCTcgagatgtttgttttttgtttttttttcatggggcccataATTGCTGGCGGGCACCCCTGATGGTGACTATGCGTGTATCCAATGTAATTACATTGGAGCTGACATTTTGTTGGAAACAAATTATTGTACTGAACATTTTTATTGTGCATTTTATCATACACAATTGGAGAGCCCTGGCTGGGATTCATTGTGGTCatctcatttttttcttttaataacaTTCATGAGGGGAAAATGAGTTTTAGAAGtcacaaaatgttatttttctactCATATGTCTATACAAAGACACATCTTTTTTGCTGCCTTGCATGGTATGATATGAAAGAGCCACTTTTAATTGATTTAATTGATTACCATACAGGCTGTAGTTGCAATGGATCTTTACAAAATACATCATAATTTAAACATAGGAAACCTCACCCAGCCAACAATGGTTCACCTAATTTCACAACAATAAGAATTTCAAGGCTTTATTAATAAGCAATAggttttttgtcaattttggaCATCCTCAATAGACCCAGTTAAACTTCAGCAAATCACCCTCTGGTTTTGGCACCAATTTATATTCGGGGGATCTTATAGTTCCCCCCCCCCGCACATgaacacatcacacacacacttcatacactcacacacacacaaactctgtATGCGGCCTAAGGGCAGCACTACAGCAAATGAGTGACAGGCTGTGCAGGCCCGAGCCCAGCTGGGGTTAGTTGAGTAGAGAGGAGAAGTCTCCACCCCGGGCTACACTTAAGGCTCTCGCTGTTGTTTTCTGACAACTTGAAACACTTCACTGATAAATAATGAATTTCTAAGAGGCACCCCCGACACACAGTATGGTGGAACAGGTTCAAATCTCAGCATCAAACACCCACCGTGGGGAACACATTGGCACCTTGGCCGTACTGACAATTTACCAACAAAAACTGCGCTGAGAACCCAcctttttttatgacatttgaGCAAATGACATGTCTTCATCTTAGGCAAAATGTGGCAATGTTTTCTGCAGAATGTGTGTCACCATAGCGTAGCGCACATTCACACCAAGGCCAACACTGAGTTATGAATAAAAtgtcatgcttttttttctccctttagcAATTCCTACAAATTCCTCACGATATGCTGGTCTTTAATAGAAAAAATTGGCCACCTCACGTCtgattaaataaaatttttcgGTCTCTTGCTTCCCTGGCTGCTGTAACAGCCACTCCTGCACACTTTCTGAAAGAAATTGGATCCTCCAGTGTTTAATAGCCATACAATGGAGTAATATAAGTAACTTTACACGGGGATCTAAGACAAGAAGCAAGGGTCAAACATACATTAACAACCTCAGAGCTTGTATCTCCAAATGTCAGTGTGCTCTGCTGGCCTCATAAAAGTGTTCGACATCAAACATACAGCTAAAGGTTTCTTGTAAATGAAGCTTTTAAATGTGCAGATAATGCTAATCTTGGACTGACATTTCccagaaataaaatgtgttaatattaCAGATATTTTTATATAGCTTTGCATTGAATTaacttcatttttaaacattaaacatATTTAATACCAGGTTAACCCATATCAAACTATGAATAAAATCTCCAAATGTCATTGCTATGTTCACTCTGCCAGAATGGACCTGGGATATATAGCACAGCAGGGTTTGCACCCCTCAGGCCATCCTTTAAGAGGGGGCCGACAGAGGCCCTTGGAAAATGAAGGCAGGATTTAATTTCTCACTAATTCCTTTCCTTTCAGCAGAAATGCTCCTTTTTTAATAGGAGGTGGATGGCCTATTTTTCACCCCACGGTGTGTGCTGTTATGTCATTCCAATTAAACAGCGACTGTTTCTGAGGGAGGGCAAAGGTGGAAAAATATTTAGCTACTAATTATTAATTTACCTGAAAATACGTGTTTGCACTGAGCAATCTGGAAAGTGGTGTCGTGATCTCATTCTACGTAAGGCATACGGACCATAAAAAGGCATTGAATTCAACCGAATGGTGCATCAGACTCACTTAGTGGCCAGCAGCATGTTTTTCCGCGTGTGCAGCTCGTTGGGGTCGGTGTGCTGCCGGTTGAGGTACTCGCTCACGGCCTTGGTGGGGAACTCTGTCTCGCAGATGTAGCCGAAGTCCCTTGCCAGGTGCACGGCCTCACCTGCACGGTGCAAGGAATTTAAGATCAGCTTGCATACAcgcaaatataaataatatgacttgcattttttttatattgcagAAGTGACTAAATTGaagcccactttttttttttttttactttaatttacTCTTTAATGCAATCCAACACGCAGTAGCCCCTATTAAAGTATTTTGGGATAACATTTGCGTATTTTTGCTGTAGTCTGTAATTAAGAGAAGTACATTTTCGTCAAATACGTCTTTCTACAGTTGCTAAACCATGTTGCACCCATGATTACGTTTAATATGAATGCATGAGGCCTATGATGATTATTGTTGTACTAATATAAGCAATGACTAATCAAATCTACATTTACGTTCattgataaaaaaacaaaacaaagataagCAGATTCAAATAAATACTAACAGTCACAATATATCACCTTCTACTAGTGATGTTAGTAACGTCACATTTGCAGCCTTGCGTCTTCCAGCAGGTAAATTCAATCCAATCTTCTCCAGTTTTTCTCTCAGGCATTTCCCACCGTTTTTGGACTTTGCTCTATCAAAATACAGACAAATGTGCATAAGGATAATGTAAGAAACGTGTAATGCATGCACTGGAAAAGGGTGATTTCTGAACAATATGCCACGAGGGATGCTTCAAGTGAGAGTGTGTCTCAGGAGATTCAAAGTTATGCATagacgtgtgtgagtgtgtgtgtgtgcgtgtgtgtgtgtgtgtgagcgtgtaccTTCTCAACACACCCCCCAATAAGGAGGCGTTGAGGCACTCGGGTGGGGAAAGTCTCCTCTGCACCTCCCCAACGGTCACTTTGTATTTGGATGTGGAGCTGAGCAGGGACAGCCGACCCGGTACCGAGCAGAACAGTTCGTTTATGTTGACGGTGACTCCACCGATCAGGCCGTCCTTGCCCAGCATCAACGAGCCAATGTTCTTGGGGGGCATGGGtactaaaaacaataaattaaaaaataaagattaatttcaatatctgaatattttcaaATAGAACAATGTACATGTTGACATTGTGTTGTAACCTATagaatataataacataatttaCAGATATTATCTCGACTTTCCTGGTAATTTCTTACCATTTTTTCTGTGAGAAATGAAGGAAGACGATGGTATTTGTGTTTATTCGGCTTGCACAAGCACGCCACAAATGGGGCGCTGTTTTCAATATGTGCTGCACAAAATGTGGTCAAACACCACCACAATATATGtctattattgtggttgtcgtTTCAAGTGGTGTGGAACCACTGCATCGCGTCTCCCTTAATATTTGGGCCCTAGCCTGTATAgctaccaaaatattagaaacggcTGTAGTGCGGTTTACCACAACCACACAAATAAACATACTGTTAGATGAAACCCTCTGACAGGTTATAGGTGTAAAATCAGAATTTTAATCTTACAATgtattgcatgtgtgtgtagtgtTGTGGCCAATGAgtgtgt
Coding sequences within it:
- the tfap2b gene encoding transcription factor AP-2-beta isoform X1; this translates as MLVHSYCTADRHDGVSSHSSRLSQLGSVSHAGPYSSAPPLSHAPSSDFQPPYFPPPYQPLAHYQSQDPYSHVSDPYSLNSLHQSQQGAWGARQRQDAAGERMDSSSLLAQPRASLPQLPGLDPRRDYGGVRRPDVLLHSAHPGLESGMGDGLLHGLHGMEDVQTIEDTNGTNILDQSVIKKVPMPPKNIGSLMLGKDGLIGGVTVNINELFCSVPGRLSLLSSTSKYKVTVGEVQRRLSPPECLNASLLGGVLRRAKSKNGGKCLREKLEKIGLNLPAGRRKAANVTLLTSLVEGEAVHLARDFGYICETEFPTKAVSEYLNRQHTDPNELHTRKNMLLATKQLCKEFTDLLAQDRTPLGNSRPTPILEPGIQSCLSHFSFITHGFGSPAICAALTALQNYLTEALKGLDKMFLNNPSNNRHGDNKAGDKEEKQRK
- the tfap2b gene encoding transcription factor AP-2-beta isoform X2, which produces MLWKLVENVKYEDIYEDRHDGVSSHSSRLSQLGSVSHAGPYSSAPPLSHAPSSDFQPPYFPPPYQPLAHYQSQDPYSHVSDPYSLNSLHQSQQGAWGARQRQDAAGERMDSSSLLAQPRASLPQLPGLDPRRDYGGVRRPDVLLHSAHPGLESGMGDGLLHGLHGMEDVQTIEDTNGTNILDQSVIKKVPMPPKNIGSLMLGKDGLIGGVTVNINELFCSVPGRLSLLSSTSKYKVTVGEVQRRLSPPECLNASLLGGVLRRAKSKNGGKCLREKLEKIGLNLPAGRRKAANVTLLTSLVEGEAVHLARDFGYICETEFPTKAVSEYLNRQHTDPNELHTRKNMLLATKQLCKEFTDLLAQDRTPLGNSRPTPILEPGIQSCLSHFSFITHGFGSPAICAALTALQNYLTEALKGLDKMFLNNPSNNRHGDNKAGDKEEKQRK